The genome window ttcacctgcacaatctgtgGTTTCTTTGTGGTTCTTATTTTTTGATGTGTAAATAATGAACTTACGGTCCAGGCAGACCAGGATGGCGTCTCTCTCCAGTTGGGTGACATGGATCACGCAGGTTTGAGGGTTttctggaggaggagaacatgTGAGAAccgtatgtgttttttttaaatccatcaTCCAATAAAAATCGTCACGCACAGAAACCTTGTACGCTGAGTCCGATGCGTTTCCTGATTCTATTCGCTGCCAAGATTAACAATACAAGgcaaaaggaaaacaatgaTGGACAGAGGTGTCGGTGTCAACATGATTGACACAAGTCGTATTTGTTTTCATAGGTGCGACAATTTCAGATAAAAAATGTCTTTACcttcacttcttcttcttcatcatcatcatcatcatcattccaGACTCACAGGAATACCTGTTCCATCTGttgtcctgctgctgtgacctctgacctctgacctctgacctctggctgGCTGTTTGTGACGTTGGTGATGGAGCAACTGAAGCCTACTCAACTTTTGagcttgttgtttattttattttattagtttatcTGAAGTGGACAATGAATGTGCCAGAATTAGGAATTAAGATTAAGAGGGCAAATTTCCACCTGCAGTCCCTGGCCAGgccaatataataaaaatataacttATATTATAATTAACTTATATTACTTAAATGTGCTAAATGTTGGACGTATTACAGAAACTCCCTGTCTGACATCTTAAACTAAGACAGGAAGAGTGTAGGACAGGAGGTTTGCCAGTTTGCCATTAGGAATCCTTCCTCATCTCACTTCATCCTGTTTAATCTCAGTTCAGGAAATCCAAAATACTCAATCCAACATCACTTATCAACTTTTACATCTGTTACCTAGCAACCGATACTGCTTTTCTCCTCATGCTAAAGCTAACATGTAGTTAATGGGGATGACGGCTGATCTGTCAGGTTTTCTGGTGCAGCTGGAAACAAGCCGGAGACCGTTGCCGTTTCTTTTATTGCACAAGTCGAAAGTTTCTCGAACAGAATTTTAGGTCCCGACGACATTTCTGCCAATGTGTCCCGGACCGTTTACCTTCACAAACCCACAAAAACCAAAATGGAAACCAGAGCGCTTCCCATACCAACATCTTGTCTTGGCACATGGTTCAGTCTGCCATAAGGCTTGTGGGGGAATATAAGTTCAGCCTGCTGGCATTTGTTGGTTCTGTCAAAGCAACTAAAGAGCAGCCATACGGATTCAAGAAGTGAGCCCTCACTACCTACAGTTAGGACGGCCTAACACTCAAATTAAAGTTAGAGGAGTCTATTTAAGATTTCATGAAGTTAGGGTCGGAGCGTGGGCCTAGGAACTCTTCATCTGTAAATCCCAAACctagttaccatggttaccacacAGCTCAGACAGGACGTTCCTGTGATGAGGGCCCTGAGGTGTTGGTACCTGACTCCCGGAGCTCGGGACAGGACGAGTTGGGGTCGAGGGTCTGGAAGCCGACGGGCTGGGTGGGTTCGGACCCCCGGCTGAGGCCCAGGCAGATCAGAGGGTACGGCTGCTCCGGGACCACCAGCAGCTCAAACACCTCCAGAGGACAGGGGGGCTGGAAGTCCACGTTCTGGGGACGGGATGAAGACACAGGACGGCTTGAGATGCAGATGGAGatgcattttaataccaggtgtaaaCAGGGCCTCGGGTTGCCCTCTAGTGGTTAAACCGAGCAGCTGCTGTTCTGCAGGAGATTCAGCCACTTTGAAGGACCActgtcacagcagacagataTTTGAGATGCTGCACCTTGTTCCTCCTCTCACCAGTCAAGCTTCATCTGTTTTCTGTACTTACCTGTCTTATAGAGCACTGAGTGATCAGTTTGTTAAATCTGACAGTTTTTTCTCTTTAGACAGTAACACTAACACGCAgtaactgcatgtgtgtgtgatgttattGGGTCCTTTAACTGAACTCCTGAGTGAGGAAATCAAGagtttttaacttttaaatgcTTTTAACCTCATTGCATATATTTAATATTAGTATTTCTGAATTTATCCCTAAAATGTcacttaaaaatataaaaacataatttactCATTAAATGGAAACTAACATGTTCAGTTCACTGTTAAGCTATCAAAAATTCACTGCTCCCTGATCTGCTAAATTAAAGGATAATCATCAATGCCTTGACTGGccctttaattaaaacaaagactgagattCTCCTGAAATGTTCCTTCAGTCGGCAGAGGTTTTTCAAAAACTTCAAAACTTTCAAAACTCCAGGATGAAAGTGATCTGATTGGATTAAATATGAAAACTGAGTTTTTCCAAAGAAGATTACGAAGTTTCTAATCCAGAAGATCTGGACCTGGACTTTGTAATCCAGTCCAACCTGAAATCAGGATTAAATGCTGCCTTTGGGGGTTTTCAAAACTCACAGCAGGAATCTGGATCAATTTAATACCAAAAGTCAGATTATTTAAATCACTCTATGTTTATTAGATGCATTGTTGTCAAAGTGCTATGCTATGCTATTTTTGCTATATCTAAAACTATAGATACCAAAATTGTGTACACTTCATTGCTGTAATTATTTGCTGTAATTTTTGCTGCCAGGAGAATGCCACTTATCAAGACCCTTGAgggtttttaggcaattctccCTCATGTTTCCTTGAAAATTTTATACTgtatctttttatattttttatctgtatacataaagaaaccaaaccaaaccaaaccagtcCAAATGCAGAGTCTGGATATCCAGATCCCGTGGTATCTGGATCAGCATTATCCAGTCTGACAGTGGTTTGAAGCGTTTAGGTGGCACATTGGAAGCTCCGACATCTGCGCGTTTTCAGTCTGAAAAACAATTTCCTTGTGGGTGGTCAGAATGATGATCCCAGCATTTCAGAAGACAGAAGCAGCTGAAAGCACGACGTCCTTCCTCACAACAGCGTCTCAGTGTAAAAACACTTTATGTGACAgcgttcacacacactgaatgggcTGTGTGTTCAGTCTGACATGCACAGGTTGCAGCAGGAACACATTCACTGAGTTCAACATGATTTAGAGCCCAGTCTCAGAATTACTTCTACACACTATTTcagtctcaaaggactttacaTGCCCACGTCACACATCGTCTTTCCAAGTCAGGCTTAGTCTGTCACCACAGCTGATGTCAAccacatgatgaatgtatgtctTTACTGCTGCAATATTTTGGAGGACtgatgcacatatttacacatgatgcataatctttttttttttttttttttttttacaactttatacataatacacttactttttttttttttttttttaataatgctaAGGCACATACTTTTatatttctcatttatttttctagttcttgtaattgaattcttctcttgagaagtttcccctcaggaatcaatgaagtatttctgattctgattgttccTGAAGGTTTTTTCTGCTCATAAATAGTTCAGTAAgtttataaaaatgtctttgcagtgaactgtcatgtcagcagctgtctctgatcagcagtgtgaagaCGTGACTTtcactcctcagatctgacacagagacactgaggaaccagaCCCAACCATaaagcccgggtacagaggctgagtgaaggtgctgctgaaggtgtggaggtggatcagtgtgtcagaggagacactgtagaaggacagagagccagcaggccagttcagatacactgccactctcttagaggaggaggggacagaGATGACTGTTGGTCTGTTATTATGTCTGGCAATGAATCTTCCATCAGAGCAcatcagactccaggagtttttatTAAATCCAAGCCAGCTGTCATCACTgactcctctcctgctgattcctctgtaagtcactgctatagaaacttctcctctccactcgacctcccagtagcagcgaccagtcagaccatctctacacaggatctgttcccagtcctcaaacctctctgggtgatcaggatatggctgctcctctctcactgctgtcaccttcctattgtcctcagacaggacgaggtttctgtttgctgtgtttgtgtccagtttgagttcacaggaatctgatggagagaacaagacacaacagacctgctgtggttattatctgctgatttagtaacagtttgattattgatttgtttacaCTTTGATGAAGACACATGgtgtcagccgtcctcttcattcacagcaggatctgaatgaattcagcaggtaaaagcagctgagaacaaagagcagaaactgcagctgcaccatctaaacagctgaaggttttgtgttgatgaatcaaactaaatccacacttacacttcctcaggcctggtttcaacctctgctctccaccatggtccaccctggaggaagaaacagagtcagagcagcagattctctttgaggatggaaacatgggcagtaaataaccttccctatgaaggatttagcagaccacgtcactcatatccaccattcaacatgaaacaatactcctcaggcctctagaagacattgtgtatgtctctccatacctgagagcctccagtctccaggttggatcctccagtccagcagagagcagcttcactcctgagtctcctggatgattgtagctcaggtccagctctctcagatgggaggggttggagctcagagctgaggccagagaagcacagccttcctgtgtgagcagacagcctgacagcctgcacaccatcacaaacacaatcagtccaccacatcatctgctttgtgttctcacaaaaacctacacagcttaggaatgtgttcagtgacatgaatctgcatggaaatcaggactgaactggtcatgtgttgagcaggttgaggaatcctgacctgagagcctccagtctgcagtgtggactctccagtccagcagagagacgcttcactcctgaatcctgcagatcgttgttactcaggtccagctctctcagactagaggactgggagctgagaactgaggccagagctgcacagcttctctctgacagattacagccactcagcctgaggaggaatcaaacatgaagaaaacagctgtcatttttctctctcttgagtAGAAAGCATCATGTATTTAATATGTCCAGTtttctatgaacctacacagatttcctggaggctttgaccactggcagcagcctcagaagagcctcctctgaagcagagtatttcttcaggtcaaacacctccagatcttcttgagATGACAGTAatatgaagaccagagctgaccactgagcaggggacagttcctctgtggagagacatcctgatctcaggtactgttggatctcctccactagagaatggtcattcagctcattcagacagtggaacaggttgatgcttctctctggagagggattctccctgatcttctccttgatgaacttagctgtttcctgattggtctgtgagccacttcctgtctgtgtcatcaggccttgtaggagagtctgattggtcggcagtgaaagaccaAGGAGGAAgtgcaggaacaagtccaggtgtccatttggactctgtaaggccttgtccacagcactctggaggaggagttttagttcagatttcttgttgaacAATGCAGACCACCTGGAGGCTGattgttcttctgacagcagattgactccagagttgatgaatgtcacaaagatataaagagcagccagaaactcctgaaggctcagatggatgaagcagaaaaccttgtcctggtacagcccacgctcctctttaaagatctgtgtgaacactcctgagtacactgaggctgctctgatatcaatgccacactctgccaggtctgcttcatagaagatcaggttgcctttctccagctgctcaaaagccagttttcccagagacaggatcatctccctggtctctggagtccagagtgaatctgtctcagctctcccatgatacttgacgttctgcactttggactgaaccagcaggaagtggatgtacatctcagtcagggtcttgggcaggtctcctccctcactggttttcaacacgtcttccagaactgtagcagtgatccagcagaagactgggatgtggcacatgatgtggaggcttcgggacgtcttgatgtgggagatgattctgctggcctgctcctcatctctgaatctcttcctgaagtattcctccttctgtgggtcactAAAGCCTCTcgcctctgtcaccatgccaacacactcaggagggatctgattggccactgtgggtcgtgtggttatccagaggcgagcagaggaaagcaggttccccttgatgaggtttgtcaacagaacgtccactgaggtggactctgtaacatcagtcaggatctggttgttgttgaagtccagaggaagtcgacactcatccagaccatcaaagatcaacacaacctggaactgctcaaacctgctgattcctgcttctttggtctcagtgaagaagtgatgaacaagttccaccaagctcaactttttccctctcagcagattcagctctctgaaagtgaatggaaatgtgaagtggacatgctcgtcggctttgtgttcagcccagtccagagtgaacttctgtgttaagactgttttcccaatgccagccactccctttgtcatcactgctctggttggtccatctcttccaggtaaaggtgtaaagatgtcttcacatctgattgttgtttgtggtgtgtctggtttcctggatgctgtttcaatccatctgacctcatgttcctcattgagctctccactccctccctctgtgatgtacagctctgtgaagatctgattcagaagtgttgggtttcctgctttagcaatcccctcaaacacacactcacacttcttcttcagcttagatctgagttcacgttggcacgctgcagcggcagtttctgaatgaacaaacaacaaaaacatcagtcagtgaatgtcacattaatgagagaaatgtgaatatttgctggtaaatgtatctgagttgtggctgcatggcatccatttagctcatagctgctggtggaaaaacgtgtcctgactgtctgcagccaaatgtgaaaggcaacattttccatgtcaactttgtgttcagcattttacacaaatatgaacaaatcaacaattTAACAAGGTTCTCCATGAGGATGgtgctcatttcccttccaatcTGGGATTGCTGAGCTCC of Myripristis murdjan chromosome 1, fMyrMur1.1, whole genome shotgun sequence contains these proteins:
- the LOC115356995 gene encoding mitogen-activated protein kinase kinase kinase kinase 3-like, yielding MLIQIPRDLDIQTLHLDWFEGNPRPCLHLVLKCISICISSRPVSSSRPQNVDFQPPCPLEVFELLVVPEQPYPLICLGLSRGSEPTQPVGFQTLDPNSSCPELRESENPQTCVIHVTQLERDAILVCLDRCIKIVNLQGKLKSSKKLSAELTFNFQIESVVCLQDSVLAFWRHGMQGRSFKSNEITQEISDSSRMFRLLGSDRVVVLESRATDHPTEPSNLYILAGHENSY